One stretch of Roseimicrobium sp. ORNL1 DNA includes these proteins:
- a CDS encoding YcxB family protein — MITEDAANAGNERPSTTSEGPEISAHYTWTAEELLAARRLHGLHTLRRPFRFGFGLIVLLALLGACMAIYHDGPSFTAVLLLLASLYMAFFRRHYLRWNTKRQFRKRPDNGSQVNWTFTSERAQVTLSDGSKAENPWSTFVKAVLAPEGVLLYPINELFYWVPRGGFESEEVFQEFVSMVQKKVSKTHSVGARKS; from the coding sequence ATGATCACTGAAGATGCAGCCAACGCCGGTAATGAACGACCATCAACCACGAGTGAGGGGCCTGAGATTTCTGCCCACTATACATGGACGGCGGAAGAACTGCTCGCGGCACGTCGCCTGCACGGATTGCATACGCTCCGGCGCCCGTTTCGCTTCGGGTTCGGTCTGATAGTACTCCTGGCACTTTTGGGTGCTTGCATGGCCATTTATCACGATGGTCCTTCATTCACCGCGGTGCTGCTGCTGCTGGCCTCACTCTACATGGCATTCTTTCGCCGTCATTATCTGAGATGGAATACGAAGCGACAGTTCCGGAAACGTCCCGACAATGGATCCCAGGTGAACTGGACCTTTACCTCGGAGCGTGCGCAGGTGACTTTGTCCGACGGCTCCAAAGCTGAGAATCCGTGGTCCACTTTTGTCAAAGCAGTGCTCGCCCCAGAAGGAGTGCTACTGTATCCGATCAATGAGCTCTTCTACTGGGTCCCACGTGGCGGGTTTGAATCGGAGGAGGTGTTCCAAGAATTCGTTTCGATGGTGCAGAAGAAGGTATCGAAAACACACAGCGTGGGGGCGAGAAAGTCTTGA
- a CDS encoding YcxB family protein: MDGYPSGRAGRPGARVKKAGFRQFLKNKRLFVWQGESVFAIDHHMSAGEEAESKRVVVEITRGDIVRVAFHMMLRLRGLWAIYVLGFGVTLWAQCHGEYGPTSLFMAVFFVVLYAVFWTILFFMAVLLGSILTALQVSTMKGILGSHTYEIREDGLFESTCANQTLTNWSVIPRAVRTKRYILVKLTWWLFHLIPRRAFSDVAADDAFFAALQQRIGRSA; encoded by the coding sequence ATGGATGGCTATCCATCAGGAAGAGCTGGTCGCCCCGGTGCGCGCGTTAAGAAGGCCGGATTCAGGCAGTTTCTAAAAAATAAGCGGCTTTTTGTGTGGCAGGGCGAGTCAGTCTTTGCCATAGACCACCACATGAGTGCTGGTGAGGAAGCGGAGTCCAAGCGTGTGGTGGTGGAAATCACCCGAGGCGATATCGTTCGCGTGGCTTTTCACATGATGCTGCGATTGCGTGGGCTATGGGCAATCTATGTACTCGGTTTCGGCGTGACTCTCTGGGCGCAGTGCCACGGTGAGTACGGTCCGACCAGCTTGTTCATGGCAGTGTTCTTCGTCGTCCTGTATGCCGTGTTTTGGACCATCTTGTTTTTCATGGCTGTGCTTCTCGGTTCGATTTTGACGGCGCTCCAAGTCTCCACCATGAAGGGAATATTGGGCAGCCATACTTATGAGATTCGTGAGGACGGCCTTTTCGAGAGCACGTGTGCGAACCAGACTCTCACGAATTGGTCGGTGATTCCGCGAGCCGTTCGTACCAAACGATACATCCTGGTGAAGTTGACGTGGTGGCTGTTTCATCTCATCCCACGACGTGCCTTCTCTGATGTCGCGGCTGACGATGCTTTCTTTGCAGCGCTTCAGCAGCGGATTGGTCGGAGCGCCTGA
- a CDS encoding macro domain-containing protein, whose product MKLILCFQGITEVEIVAGHICRLLCDAIVSPANSFGFMDGRLDRLLSERFGWDLEKRVQEAIQSRPVGELLVGEAIVVPTHDDKTPWLICAPTMRVPMRICTSVNAYLAMKAILAAVMSYAGVTPIETIAVPGLGTGVGQLAPELSAGQMAQAYRDGPAGAQIPGQLRGGSAHASPSESDGNDL is encoded by the coding sequence ATGAAATTGATTCTCTGCTTCCAAGGAATCACCGAGGTGGAGATCGTGGCGGGTCACATTTGCCGGTTGCTATGCGATGCCATCGTGAGTCCGGCGAATTCCTTTGGATTCATGGACGGCAGGCTGGATCGTCTATTGTCTGAGCGGTTTGGCTGGGACTTGGAGAAGCGTGTGCAGGAGGCCATTCAAAGCCGTCCGGTGGGTGAGTTGCTCGTCGGTGAGGCGATCGTGGTTCCCACCCATGACGACAAAACTCCCTGGCTCATTTGTGCTCCCACCATGCGTGTGCCCATGAGGATTTGCACCTCGGTGAACGCTTACCTTGCGATGAAGGCGATCCTTGCTGCGGTGATGAGCTACGCAGGCGTGACGCCCATCGAGACTATCGCAGTCCCGGGCTTGGGCACTGGGGTGGGGCAACTTGCTCCCGAACTGTCAGCAGGTCAGATGGCGCAGGCCTATCGAGATGGTCCTGCGGGAGCACAAATACCCGGCCAACTTCGCGGAGGCTCAGCACATGCATCTCCGTCTGAATCGGACGGGAATGATCTATGA
- a CDS encoding GCN5 family acetyltransferase, which produces MSYPDAITPELVGSYPATAEAGGGYVWDAVLEYRVWCHPERGAEDTENGSDYYYVFATYEEALDCHESTVGSEKPLALVLQEEYIDEPENGRYVHMKERRIAEWAIEFLSRPRRTAKTIPDFLAPDAPSNRLDILRGLAK; this is translated from the coding sequence ATGTCCTATCCCGATGCTATTACCCCAGAACTGGTAGGCTCATATCCTGCAACTGCCGAAGCTGGAGGCGGCTATGTGTGGGATGCTGTCTTGGAATACCGCGTGTGGTGCCATCCTGAGCGGGGTGCCGAGGACACGGAAAATGGGAGTGACTACTACTATGTCTTTGCCACTTATGAAGAAGCGCTTGATTGCCACGAATCAACCGTCGGATCAGAGAAGCCACTAGCTCTGGTTCTTCAGGAGGAGTACATTGATGAACCAGAAAATGGCAGGTACGTCCATATGAAGGAACGACGCATCGCTGAATGGGCGATCGAGTTTCTGAGCAGACCCCGGCGAACGGCGAAAACGATTCCTGACTTCTTGGCGCCAGACGCTCCGTCCAACAGGCTGGATATCTTGAGAGGCCTCGCTAAATGA
- the kdsB gene encoding 3-deoxy-manno-octulosonate cytidylyltransferase: MSSSRPQVLVVIPARWGSTRFPGKPLHLIAGKPLVQHVWERCLQCQHVDQVVIATDDERIADAARRINAVPVLTDPDHPSGTDRVAEAAKSFPRHSVIINVQGDEPLISPALIDELALTLIREPEVPMITAAAPIEEEAHLHDNNVVKVVLDSRKDALYFSRSLIPFPRNPDTGITTYRHLGIYGFQRDFLFQFVTWPPSPLEKTESLEQLRALENGARIRVVPTRDLSPGVDTREQADAIEKVLISN; this comes from the coding sequence TTGTCCTCATCACGTCCGCAAGTCCTCGTTGTCATTCCTGCGCGCTGGGGATCTACTCGATTCCCCGGAAAGCCGCTCCACCTCATCGCCGGAAAACCGCTCGTCCAGCACGTCTGGGAGCGCTGCCTGCAGTGCCAGCATGTCGACCAGGTGGTGATTGCCACGGATGATGAGCGCATCGCCGACGCGGCACGCCGCATCAATGCCGTGCCGGTGCTCACGGACCCTGACCACCCCAGCGGCACCGACCGCGTGGCGGAGGCAGCCAAGTCCTTCCCGAGGCACTCCGTCATCATCAATGTCCAGGGAGACGAGCCCCTCATCTCCCCAGCCCTCATCGATGAGCTGGCCCTCACGCTCATCCGTGAGCCGGAGGTGCCCATGATTACCGCGGCAGCCCCCATCGAGGAGGAGGCGCACCTGCACGACAATAATGTCGTGAAAGTGGTGCTCGATTCCCGAAAGGATGCCCTCTACTTCTCCCGCTCGCTGATCCCCTTCCCCCGGAATCCGGACACGGGCATCACCACGTATCGCCATTTGGGAATCTACGGATTCCAGCGGGATTTCCTCTTTCAGTTCGTCACGTGGCCCCCCTCTCCCCTGGAGAAGACGGAGTCTCTGGAACAGCTCCGGGCCCTGGAAAATGGCGCCCGCATCCGCGTGGTGCCCACCAGGGACCTCTCTCCCGGAGTGGACACACGGGAGCAGGCCGACGCGATTGAGAAAGTACTGATTTCAAACTGA
- a CDS encoding CTP synthase gives MKYIFVTGGVVSSLGKGLAAASLGTLLEHRGLKVILQKFDPYLNVDPGTMNPYEHGEVYVLDDGAETDLDLGHYERFTGTNLSKLNNLTSGQVYTNVLARERSGGYLGSTVQVIPHVTNEIKERIRKVAREMTADIIITEIGGTVGDIEGLPFLEAIRQFGQEVGQDNCLFIHTTLVIYMRAAGELKTKPTQQSIAKLREIGISPGVVLCRTEMPIDQDLKDKISLFCNVAPEAVIEARDTKHSIYEVPLKLHEEKLDDLVCRLLKIDTRPPELTRWKQFVQRIINPSHHVRIAVVGKYIELNDAYKSIYESLVHAGAAHDTKVEVVKIDAENIEKAGADLYLTGVQGILVPGGFGDRGTEGKIAACRFARENKIPYFGICLGMQIAVIEYARNVCGWKEANSTEFDKVTPYPVVSLLEEQQKVTQKGGSMRLGAWVTDILPGTKAYDLYHSATITERHRHRYEFNSDFKDRMEAHDFLISGTSPDGALAEIIELKSHPFFVACQFHPELLSRPNHPHPIFYGFVGAALRTQGAH, from the coding sequence ATGAAATACATCTTCGTCACTGGCGGCGTGGTCAGCTCCCTTGGTAAGGGACTGGCGGCAGCCTCGCTCGGCACCCTGCTTGAGCACCGTGGCCTCAAAGTCATCCTTCAGAAGTTCGACCCCTACCTCAACGTCGACCCCGGCACCATGAACCCCTATGAGCACGGGGAGGTGTACGTGCTCGACGACGGCGCGGAGACGGACCTGGACCTGGGTCACTACGAGCGCTTCACCGGGACCAATCTCTCCAAGCTGAACAACCTGACCAGCGGCCAGGTGTACACGAACGTACTCGCCCGCGAACGCAGCGGCGGCTACCTTGGCAGCACCGTGCAGGTGATTCCGCACGTGACGAATGAAATCAAGGAGCGCATCCGCAAGGTGGCTCGCGAGATGACTGCCGATATCATCATCACGGAAATCGGCGGCACCGTGGGGGACATCGAGGGCCTGCCCTTCCTCGAAGCCATCCGTCAGTTCGGCCAGGAAGTCGGCCAGGACAATTGCCTCTTCATCCACACCACCCTGGTCATCTACATGCGTGCAGCGGGTGAGCTCAAGACGAAGCCCACCCAGCAGAGCATCGCGAAGCTGCGCGAAATCGGTATCAGCCCCGGCGTCGTGCTCTGCCGCACGGAGATGCCGATCGACCAGGACCTGAAGGACAAGATTTCCCTCTTCTGTAACGTCGCGCCTGAGGCCGTCATCGAGGCCCGCGATACGAAGCACTCCATCTATGAGGTGCCACTGAAGCTTCACGAAGAGAAGCTGGATGACCTCGTGTGCCGCCTGCTGAAAATCGATACCCGCCCACCGGAGCTCACCCGCTGGAAGCAGTTCGTGCAGCGCATCATCAATCCCTCCCACCACGTGCGCATCGCAGTAGTGGGCAAGTACATCGAGCTCAACGACGCGTACAAGAGCATCTACGAATCCCTCGTGCATGCCGGCGCCGCCCACGACACGAAGGTGGAAGTGGTGAAGATCGATGCGGAGAATATCGAAAAAGCCGGCGCGGATCTCTATCTCACCGGCGTGCAGGGCATCCTGGTGCCTGGTGGCTTCGGCGACCGTGGTACGGAGGGCAAGATTGCCGCGTGCCGTTTCGCCCGTGAGAACAAGATTCCGTATTTCGGCATCTGTCTCGGCATGCAGATCGCCGTCATCGAGTACGCGCGGAATGTGTGCGGCTGGAAAGAGGCGAACAGCACCGAGTTTGACAAGGTCACCCCCTATCCCGTGGTGAGCCTGCTGGAAGAGCAGCAGAAGGTCACGCAGAAGGGCGGCTCCATGCGTCTCGGCGCGTGGGTTACCGACATCCTTCCCGGCACGAAGGCCTACGACCTCTACCACAGCGCCACCATCACCGAGCGTCACCGCCACCGGTATGAGTTCAACTCGGACTTCAAGGACAGGATGGAAGCCCATGACTTCCTCATCAGCGGCACGTCCCCGGACGGCGCGCTGGCTGAGATCATCGAGCTGAAGAGCCATCCTTTCTTCGTCGCGTGCCAGTTCCACCCGGAACTGCTCTCCCGGCCGAATCACCCGCACCCCATTTTCTATGGATTCGTGGGCGCGGCGCTGAGGACTCAAGGCGCGCACTAA
- a CDS encoding cupin domain-containing protein yields the protein MPAVSNHPLVHDISKKESWFEVLTTSDRSQVAMMRLAEGQVTGEPEDHPESDQVLLVLDGCVTGTVGEDEVTVCTGQFVVIPAGVKHQFRNHGQGEAVTFNVYAGPAYPPGTKD from the coding sequence ATGCCTGCTGTGAGCAATCATCCGTTGGTGCACGACATCTCAAAAAAAGAGTCCTGGTTTGAAGTGCTCACCACCAGCGACCGCAGTCAGGTGGCCATGATGCGCCTTGCAGAGGGACAGGTGACTGGTGAGCCGGAAGATCATCCCGAGAGCGACCAGGTGCTCCTGGTGCTGGATGGCTGTGTCACCGGTACCGTCGGTGAGGACGAGGTGACCGTGTGCACGGGTCAATTTGTGGTCATACCCGCAGGAGTGAAACACCAGTTTCGCAACCATGGCCAGGGTGAGGCAGTGACGTTCAATGTCTATGCCGGCCCCGCCTATCCGCCGGGCACGAAGGATTAG
- the kaiC gene encoding circadian clock protein KaiC — protein MAKKASSPPLLKKALTGITGLDEITNGGVPQGRPTLVCGSAGCGKSLLAIEFLIRGAMEYNEPGVLMTFEEGVEDIKKNVASLGFDVDDLIAKKKLIIDYVHVERSEIEENGEYDLEGLFIRLGYAIDQIKAKRVVLDTIETLFSGLSNQAILRSELRRLFGWLKDKGMTTIITGERGEGQLTRQGLEEYVSDCVILLDHRVYGQISTRRLRVVKYRGSTHGTNEYPFLIDEKGISVLPITASGMDYTVSNERVSSGIPALDEMLGGGGFYKGSTVLLSGTAGTGKSSVAAHLADATCRRGERCLYFSFEESASQIQRNMHSIGLRLDQWVKKGLLQFHTTRPTVHGLEMHLVLMHKLVSEYKPTVVIVDPISNLQTAGTLEDSSSMLTRLVDFLRKEKITGFMVSLGTMGNQQESTDEGLSSMVDTWMLLRDIELGGERNRALYVLKSRGMNHSNQVREFLITSKGIKLVVPYLGAEGVLTGSARLSQEAKEKATRLALKDELRRKEMAMEHRRKAMQAQIEALQAGFKAEEEEFARMRNSSVLAAEALDLDRDAMARSRK, from the coding sequence ATGGCTAAGAAAGCCTCCTCTCCTCCCCTTCTGAAAAAAGCGCTGACGGGCATCACAGGCCTTGATGAGATCACGAACGGAGGCGTGCCCCAAGGCAGACCTACGCTCGTGTGCGGCTCGGCCGGCTGCGGCAAATCCTTGCTCGCAATTGAATTCCTCATCCGCGGCGCCATGGAATACAACGAGCCTGGCGTGCTCATGACCTTCGAAGAAGGCGTGGAGGACATCAAAAAGAACGTCGCCTCACTGGGCTTCGACGTTGACGATCTCATCGCGAAGAAAAAGCTCATCATCGACTACGTCCATGTCGAGCGCAGTGAAATCGAGGAAAACGGCGAATATGATCTGGAAGGCCTTTTCATCCGCCTCGGCTACGCGATTGATCAGATCAAGGCGAAGCGTGTGGTGCTGGATACCATCGAGACGCTTTTCTCCGGCCTCTCCAATCAAGCCATCCTCCGCTCCGAGCTACGTCGCCTTTTCGGCTGGTTGAAGGACAAAGGCATGACCACCATCATTACCGGTGAGCGTGGCGAGGGCCAGCTCACCCGTCAGGGACTGGAGGAGTATGTCTCCGACTGCGTGATTCTACTGGACCATCGTGTGTATGGCCAGATTTCCACCCGCCGTCTGCGCGTGGTGAAGTATCGCGGCTCTACGCATGGCACGAATGAGTATCCCTTCCTGATCGATGAGAAGGGCATCTCCGTCCTTCCCATCACCGCCTCGGGCATGGACTACACCGTGTCCAACGAACGCGTCTCCAGTGGCATTCCGGCGCTGGATGAAATGCTGGGCGGCGGGGGCTTTTACAAAGGCAGCACCGTACTCCTCAGTGGTACCGCAGGCACCGGAAAATCGAGCGTTGCCGCGCATCTTGCAGACGCCACCTGCCGTCGCGGCGAACGCTGCCTGTATTTCTCCTTCGAAGAATCCGCCTCGCAGATTCAGCGGAACATGCACTCCATCGGGCTCCGGCTGGATCAGTGGGTGAAGAAGGGGCTGCTGCAGTTCCACACCACGCGTCCCACGGTGCATGGCCTGGAAATGCATCTGGTGCTGATGCACAAGCTTGTTTCCGAATACAAACCCACAGTGGTGATTGTGGATCCCATCTCCAATCTCCAGACCGCAGGCACGCTGGAGGACTCCTCCAGCATGCTCACTCGCCTGGTAGATTTCCTGAGGAAGGAGAAGATTACCGGATTCATGGTGAGTCTTGGAACCATGGGCAACCAGCAGGAATCCACGGATGAGGGACTGAGCTCCATGGTAGATACCTGGATGCTGCTGCGTGACATCGAGCTCGGCGGTGAACGCAACCGCGCCCTTTACGTGCTGAAGTCGCGTGGCATGAACCACTCCAACCAGGTGCGGGAGTTCCTCATCACCTCAAAAGGTATCAAGCTCGTGGTCCCGTATCTCGGCGCCGAGGGCGTGCTCACCGGCTCCGCCCGACTCTCCCAGGAAGCGAAGGAGAAGGCGACCAGGCTTGCCCTCAAGGACGAACTCCGTCGTAAGGAAATGGCCATGGAGCACCGCCGCAAGGCCATGCAGGCGCAAATCGAGGCACTCCAGGCCGGGTTCAAGGCCGAGGAGGAGGAGTTTGCCCGCATGCGCAATTCGAGCGTACTCGCAGCTGAGGCGTTGGATTTGGATCGAGATGCCATGGCACGCAGCCGGAAATAG
- a CDS encoding circadian clock KaiB family protein has protein sequence MSASAARKKPAKKSAKKTVKPKAIAPDGHDHDSWKLRLYVAGQTPKSLTAFANLKRLCEEHLAGRYEIEVIDLVKKPQLAQNDQILAIPTLVRKLPEPIKRIIGDLSNLERVMVGMDLKPIPPN, from the coding sequence ATGAGCGCAAGCGCCGCCAGGAAAAAACCAGCAAAGAAATCGGCCAAAAAAACGGTCAAACCGAAGGCAATTGCCCCTGATGGGCACGACCACGATAGCTGGAAGCTGCGTCTCTACGTCGCTGGCCAGACGCCGAAGTCGTTGACAGCGTTCGCCAACCTGAAGCGTCTCTGCGAAGAGCACCTCGCCGGCCGGTATGAGATCGAGGTTATCGACCTCGTGAAGAAACCGCAGCTGGCACAGAATGATCAGATTCTCGCCATTCCCACTCTGGTGCGGAAGCTGCCGGAACCGATCAAGCGCATCATTGGCGACCTCTCGAACCTTGAGCGTGTGATGGTGGGAATGGACCTCAAACCCATTCCGCCGAACTAA
- a CDS encoding circadian clock KaiB family protein, whose translation MPSPKKSPAPKKDAADVTEEFERLLKGVHDGERYVLKLFVSGSSPRSTQAIAAIRAICDERLQGRYELEVVDIFQQPTEASGSQIVAAPTLVKQLPEPVRRVVGNLADKDKILVALNLKDAPGDASPTWAKL comes from the coding sequence ATGCCATCCCCCAAGAAATCTCCCGCTCCCAAAAAGGATGCTGCCGACGTGACCGAGGAATTTGAGCGTCTGCTCAAGGGTGTTCACGACGGTGAGCGCTATGTGTTGAAGCTCTTTGTCTCTGGCTCCAGTCCGCGCTCCACCCAGGCCATTGCGGCCATCCGCGCCATCTGCGATGAACGCCTCCAGGGGCGGTATGAGCTGGAAGTGGTGGACATTTTCCAACAACCGACCGAGGCCTCCGGCAGCCAGATTGTGGCCGCACCTACCTTGGTGAAACAGCTTCCCGAACCTGTGCGGCGCGTGGTGGGAAACCTCGCTGACAAGGACAAGATCCTAGTCGCCCTGAACCTGAAGGATGCCCCTGGCGATGCCTCTCCCACTTGGGCCAAACTATGA
- a CDS encoding PAS domain-containing hybrid sensor histidine kinase/response regulator — protein MNRSASESAAARKTAVQKKDGKGYWISQQELGALNDRLREAQETLEAIRNGEVDALVVHGDNGAQVYSLAGSDHPYRVYVEQMKEGAVTVSPEGLILFANRRFADMVGLPLEKVISENLQRFVAEEAWKEALGILSSEEESVRLETQLGVRKGTTLPVMLTASKLPLPEEQVICLVVTDLTEQREAESTRFAKEVAEQANLAKDSFLAALSHELRTPLTPALLGLKHLEESDEIAGAAKRELEIIRRNIELEARLIDDLLDLTRIARGKLELNMASSDLHGVLEQALAICQTEVESKNQVLDLELQAKHHQSSMDPVRMQQVLWNLIRNAIKFTPAKGSISIRTWNKSPKSICVEVSDNGIGFEPDMVRKMFEPFEQGGRHITRQFGGLGLGLMICRSIVEQHKGKLEAESPGSYKGAKFTLTLPLHAGHETKHGSGKAKDPSALFRTPLRVLLVEDHADTRRAMERILHKYDCDVVSAANAQEATKAAADHAFELVISDVGLPDCSGLELMAQLHKKFGLVGVAVSGYGMEDDIAASRDAGFIEHLTKPVTAEALKSMLTRVAKLLRK, from the coding sequence ATGAATCGAAGCGCGTCAGAATCTGCCGCTGCACGGAAGACAGCCGTTCAAAAGAAGGACGGCAAAGGTTATTGGATCAGCCAGCAGGAACTTGGCGCGCTCAATGACCGTCTCCGCGAGGCACAGGAAACACTTGAAGCCATTCGCAATGGCGAGGTGGATGCGCTCGTGGTGCACGGCGACAATGGCGCCCAGGTCTATAGCCTGGCAGGCTCCGATCATCCTTATCGCGTCTATGTGGAGCAGATGAAGGAGGGCGCTGTCACGGTATCACCGGAAGGGCTCATTCTTTTCGCCAACCGCCGCTTTGCCGACATGGTCGGACTGCCTTTGGAGAAAGTGATCAGTGAAAACCTGCAGCGCTTTGTCGCGGAAGAAGCGTGGAAGGAAGCGCTGGGCATCCTCAGTTCGGAGGAGGAATCCGTAAGGCTCGAGACGCAGCTGGGCGTGCGAAAAGGCACGACGCTTCCAGTCATGCTCACGGCCAGCAAGCTACCCTTACCCGAGGAGCAAGTCATCTGCCTCGTGGTCACGGATCTCACTGAGCAGCGGGAAGCGGAAAGCACGCGCTTCGCGAAGGAAGTCGCCGAGCAGGCCAACCTTGCCAAGGACAGCTTCCTTGCTGCGCTGAGCCATGAACTGCGCACCCCGCTGACACCCGCATTGCTGGGATTGAAGCACCTTGAGGAATCCGACGAGATCGCCGGTGCCGCAAAGCGCGAGCTGGAGATCATCCGCCGCAACATCGAGCTGGAAGCCAGGCTTATCGATGACCTCTTGGACCTCACCAGGATCGCGCGCGGCAAGCTTGAGCTGAACATGGCTTCCTCCGACCTCCATGGTGTGCTGGAGCAGGCGCTCGCCATCTGCCAGACGGAAGTCGAATCCAAGAACCAGGTGCTGGATCTTGAGTTGCAGGCGAAACATCACCAGAGCAGCATGGACCCGGTGCGCATGCAGCAGGTGCTGTGGAATCTCATCCGCAACGCCATCAAGTTCACTCCGGCCAAAGGCTCCATTTCCATCCGCACCTGGAACAAGTCGCCCAAGAGCATCTGTGTTGAGGTCTCGGACAACGGCATCGGCTTCGAACCCGACATGGTGCGCAAGATGTTCGAGCCCTTTGAGCAGGGCGGCCGGCACATCACGCGGCAGTTCGGCGGACTTGGGCTGGGCTTGATGATTTGCCGCTCCATCGTAGAGCAGCACAAGGGCAAGCTGGAAGCGGAAAGCCCGGGCTCGTACAAGGGAGCGAAATTTACCCTGACACTTCCCCTGCACGCGGGGCATGAAACGAAGCATGGTTCCGGAAAGGCAAAAGACCCGTCCGCGCTCTTCCGCACGCCGCTCCGGGTGCTGCTGGTGGAGGACCATGCGGATACGCGCCGTGCCATGGAGCGCATCCTCCACAAATATGATTGCGATGTGGTCTCCGCCGCCAATGCCCAGGAAGCAACCAAGGCAGCGGCTGACCATGCGTTCGAGCTGGTGATCAGCGATGTCGGATTACCGGATTGTTCCGGTCTCGAACTCATGGCGCAGTTGCACAAGAAGTTTGGCCTCGTGGGCGTAGCCGTCAGCGGCTACGGCATGGAAGACGACATCGCCGCCAGTCGCGATGCAGGATTCATCGAGCACCTCACCAAGCCCGTCACCGCCGAAGCGCTGAAGAGCATGCTCACACGCGTGGCAAAGCTGTTGCGGAAGTAG